In a genomic window of Pseudomonas putida:
- a CDS encoding protease inhibitor I42 family protein yields MSPTRLFVPLAFALLAACATQPKHNVTVEKQSECPVKLTSGQNLILTLPSNPTTGYRWSVQDSAGGVLKSLGPEVYRNPEDAGVVGAAGVSTWRFQAFAPGTGRLRLTSQQPWAPEVLPVDAFDCAISVN; encoded by the coding sequence ATGTCCCCCACTCGCCTGTTCGTCCCCCTCGCCTTCGCGCTGCTGGCCGCCTGTGCCACGCAACCGAAACACAACGTGACCGTGGAAAAACAAAGCGAATGCCCGGTAAAACTCACCAGCGGGCAAAACCTGATCCTGACACTGCCGAGCAACCCGACCACGGGCTATCGCTGGTCGGTCCAGGATTCGGCCGGTGGGGTATTGAAGTCGTTGGGACCTGAGGTGTATCGCAACCCGGAAGATGCCGGCGTGGTCGGTGCCGCCGGTGTCTCGACCTGGCGTTTCCAGGCGTTCGCCCCCGGCACCGGGCGTTTGCGCCTGACTTCGCAACAGCCTTGGGCACCGGAAGTGTTGCCGGTGGACGCATTCGACTGCGCGATCTCGGTTAACTGA
- the lon gene encoding endopeptidase La, producing the protein MSDQQEFPEDPSEYADPQNAPHHVPGKGLALPGQNLPDKVYIIPIHNRPFFPAQVLPVIVNEEPWAETLDLVAKSEHHSLALFYMDTPQEDPRHFDTSALPLYGTLVKVHHASRENGKLQFVAQGLTRVRLKTWLKHHRPPYLVEVEYPHQPTEPTDEVKAYGMALINAIKELLPLNPLYSEELKNYLNRFSPNDPSPLTDFAAALTSATGNELQEVLDCVPMLKRMEKVLPMLRKEVEVARLQKEISAEVNRKIGEHQREFFLKEQLKVIQQELGLTKDDRSADLEQFEQRLVGKVLPAQVQKRLEEEMNKLSILETGSPEYAVTRNYIDWATSVPWGVYGEDKLDLKHARKVLDKHHAGLDDIKDRILEFLAVGAYKGEISGSIVLLVGPPGVGKTSVGKSIAESLGRPFYRFSLGGMRDEAEIKGHRRTYIGAQPGKLVQALKDVEVMNPVIMLDEIDKMGQSYQGDPASALLETLDPEQNVEFLDHYLDLRMDLSKVLFVCTANTLDSIPGPLLDRMEVIRLSGYITEEKVAIAKRHLWPKLLEKAGVSKGSLSISDSALKALIDGYAREAGVRQLEKQMGKLVRKAVMKLIEDPNAVIKLGPKDLEASLGHPVFRNEQVLSGTGVITGLAWTSMGGATLPIEATRIHTLNRGFKLTGQLGDVMKESAEIAYSYVSSHLKSFGGDAKFFDEAFVHLHVPEGATPKDGPSAGVTMASALLSLARNQPPKKGVAMTGELTLTGHVLPIGGVREKVIAARRQKIFELILPEANRGNFEELPDYLKEGITVHFAKRFADVAKVLF; encoded by the coding sequence ATGAGCGACCAGCAGGAATTCCCCGAAGACCCGAGCGAATACGCCGATCCGCAAAACGCCCCTCACCATGTACCCGGCAAAGGCCTGGCCCTGCCCGGGCAAAATCTGCCGGACAAGGTCTACATCATCCCGATCCACAACCGACCGTTCTTCCCCGCCCAGGTGCTGCCGGTCATCGTCAATGAAGAGCCGTGGGCGGAAACCCTGGACCTGGTGGCCAAGTCCGAACACCACTCCCTGGCCCTGTTCTACATGGACACGCCCCAGGAAGATCCGCGCCACTTCGACACCTCGGCCCTGCCGCTGTACGGCACGCTGGTCAAGGTGCACCACGCCAGCCGCGAAAACGGCAAGCTGCAATTCGTCGCCCAGGGCCTGACCCGTGTGCGTCTCAAGACCTGGCTCAAGCACCATCGCCCACCGTATCTGGTGGAGGTCGAATACCCGCACCAGCCCACCGAGCCGACCGACGAGGTCAAGGCCTACGGCATGGCGCTGATCAATGCGATCAAGGAATTGCTGCCACTCAACCCGCTGTACAGCGAAGAACTGAAGAATTACCTAAACCGCTTCAGCCCCAACGACCCGTCGCCGCTGACCGACTTCGCCGCCGCCCTCACCTCGGCCACCGGCAATGAGTTGCAGGAAGTGCTCGACTGCGTGCCGATGCTCAAGCGCATGGAAAAAGTCCTGCCGATGTTGCGCAAGGAAGTCGAAGTCGCGCGCCTGCAAAAGGAAATTTCCGCCGAGGTGAACCGCAAGATCGGCGAACACCAGCGCGAGTTTTTCCTCAAGGAACAGCTCAAGGTCATCCAGCAGGAGCTGGGCCTGACCAAGGACGACCGCAGCGCCGACCTCGAACAGTTCGAACAGCGGCTGGTGGGTAAAGTCCTGCCGGCGCAGGTGCAGAAACGCCTCGAAGAAGAAATGAACAAGCTGTCGATCCTCGAAACCGGCTCGCCGGAGTATGCGGTGACCCGCAACTACATCGACTGGGCGACCTCGGTGCCGTGGGGCGTGTACGGCGAGGACAAGCTCGACCTCAAGCACGCACGCAAGGTGCTGGATAAACACCACGCGGGTCTCGATGACATCAAGGACCGCATCCTCGAATTCCTCGCGGTCGGTGCCTACAAAGGCGAGATCAGCGGCTCCATCGTCTTGCTGGTGGGTCCACCGGGCGTGGGCAAGACCAGCGTTGGCAAATCCATCGCCGAATCCCTCGGGCGGCCGTTCTACCGCTTCAGCCTCGGCGGCATGCGCGACGAGGCCGAGATCAAGGGCCACCGCCGCACCTACATCGGCGCACAGCCGGGCAAACTGGTGCAGGCGTTGAAAGACGTCGAAGTGATGAACCCGGTGATCATGCTCGACGAGATCGACAAGATGGGCCAGAGCTACCAGGGCGACCCGGCCTCGGCGCTGCTGGAAACCCTCGATCCGGAGCAGAACGTCGAGTTCCTCGACCATTACCTCGACTTGCGGATGGACCTGTCGAAAGTGCTGTTTGTCTGCACTGCCAACACCCTGGATTCGATCCCCGGCCCGCTGCTGGACCGGATGGAAGTGATTCGCCTGTCGGGCTACATCACCGAAGAAAAAGTCGCCATCGCCAAGCGTCACCTGTGGCCCAAATTGCTGGAAAAAGCCGGGGTGTCCAAGGGCAGCCTGTCCATCAGCGATAGCGCCTTGAAGGCTCTGATCGATGGCTACGCCCGTGAAGCCGGTGTGCGCCAGCTGGAAAAACAGATGGGCAAACTGGTGCGCAAGGCGGTGATGAAGCTGATTGAAGATCCGAATGCCGTCATCAAGCTCGGCCCGAAAGACCTGGAAGCCTCCCTCGGTCATCCGGTGTTCCGTAACGAGCAAGTGTTGTCGGGGACCGGCGTCATCACAGGGCTGGCCTGGACCAGCATGGGCGGCGCCACCCTTCCGATCGAAGCCACGCGGATTCATACCCTCAATCGAGGCTTCAAGCTCACAGGGCAATTGGGTGACGTGATGAAGGAATCGGCGGAAATCGCCTATAGCTATGTCAGCTCCCACCTGAAGTCGTTTGGCGGCGATGCGAAGTTCTTCGACGAAGCCTTCGTGCACCTGCACGTGCCAGAAGGCGCAACCCCGAAAGATGGCCCGAGCGCTGGCGTGACCATGGCCAGCGCGCTGCTGTCGCTGGCGCGCAACCAGCCGCCGAAAAAAGGCGTGGCCATGACCGGTGAGCTGACCTTGACCGGGCATGTTTTGCCGATTGGCGGCGTGCGCGAGAAGGTGATTGCGGCGCGGCGGCAGAAGATTTTCGAGCTCATCCTGCCGGAGGCCAATCGCGGGAATTTCGAGGAGTTGCCCGACTATTTGAAGGAAGGGATAACCGTGCACTTCGCCAAGCGGTTTGCGGATGTGGCGAAGGTATTGTTCTGA
- the cmoB gene encoding tRNA 5-methoxyuridine(34)/uridine 5-oxyacetic acid(34) synthase CmoB produces MIDLSPLARRLAGTPLAEWANTLQAQLDKKMEKGHGDLERWQSALDALPKIQPSEVDLLNGLKLDTDCDDETRAQMRTALMGLSPWRKGPFDLFGVHVDTEWRSDWKWSRVSPHLDLKGKRILDVGCGNGYYMWRMLGAGADSVIGVDPNWLFFCQFQAVQRYLSEPNAWHLPFPFEDLPPNLEGFDTVFSMGVFYHRRSPIEHLLALKDCLVKGGELVLETLVVEGDKHQVLVPEDRYAQMRNVWFLPSVPALELWLRRAGFTDVKCVDVSTTTVEEQRGTEWMKYQSLSDFLDPEDHSKTIEGLPAPMRAVIVARK; encoded by the coding sequence ATGATTGATCTGTCCCCCCTCGCCCGCCGTCTGGCCGGCACACCGCTGGCCGAATGGGCCAACACCCTGCAAGCGCAACTCGACAAGAAAATGGAAAAGGGTCATGGCGACCTGGAACGCTGGCAAAGCGCGCTGGATGCCCTGCCGAAGATCCAGCCAAGTGAAGTCGATCTGCTCAACGGCCTGAAGCTGGACACCGATTGCGACGATGAAACCCGTGCGCAAATGCGCACCGCGTTGATGGGCCTGTCACCCTGGCGCAAGGGACCGTTCGACCTGTTCGGCGTGCACGTCGACACCGAATGGCGCTCGGACTGGAAATGGTCGCGGGTTTCCCCGCACCTCGATCTGAAAGGCAAGCGCATCCTCGATGTCGGCTGCGGCAACGGCTACTACATGTGGCGCATGCTCGGCGCCGGTGCGGACAGCGTGATCGGCGTCGATCCGAACTGGCTGTTCTTCTGCCAGTTCCAGGCCGTGCAGCGTTACCTGTCAGAACCCAATGCCTGGCACCTGCCCTTCCCGTTCGAAGACCTGCCGCCGAACCTGGAAGGCTTCGATACCGTGTTTTCCATGGGTGTGTTCTACCACCGCCGTTCGCCAATCGAGCACTTGCTGGCGCTGAAGGACTGCCTGGTCAAGGGCGGCGAGCTGGTGCTGGAGACGCTGGTGGTCGAAGGCGACAAGCATCAGGTGCTGGTGCCGGAAGATCGTTACGCGCAGATGCGTAACGTGTGGTTCCTGCCGTCGGTGCCGGCGCTGGAATTGTGGCTGCGTCGTGCCGGGTTCACGGATGTGAAATGCGTGGACGTGAGCACGACCACGGTCGAGGAACAGCGCGGGACGGAGTGGATGAAGTATCAGTCGCTCAGTGATTTCCTTGACCCCGAGGATCACAGCAAGACCATTGAAGGGCTGCCGGCGCCGATGCGGGCTGTCATCGTCGCTCGTAAATAA
- the cmoA gene encoding carboxy-S-adenosyl-L-methionine synthase CmoA: protein MSKESDRLFAQPLAQVPDFAFNEDVVRVFPDMIKRSVPGYPTIVENLGVLAAQFAQPGSVLYDLGASLGAVTQALRRHVRTDGCRVIAVDNSAAMVERCREYLNGQDSMFQELLPVDVIEGDILALEFQPASVVAMNFTLQFIAPSQRTELLSRIRQSLLPGGALILSEKLRFEDEQEHELLTDLHIAFKRANGYSELEIAQKRSAIENVMKPDSLEEHRERLLAAGFSKVVPWFQCLNFASLIALP from the coding sequence GTGAGCAAAGAATCCGATCGCCTTTTCGCCCAGCCCTTGGCCCAGGTGCCTGACTTCGCCTTTAACGAGGACGTGGTGCGGGTGTTCCCGGACATGATCAAGCGCTCGGTACCGGGCTATCCGACCATCGTGGAAAACCTCGGCGTGCTCGCCGCGCAGTTTGCCCAGCCGGGTAGCGTGCTCTACGACCTCGGCGCCTCCCTGGGCGCTGTGACTCAAGCACTGCGCCGGCATGTGCGTACCGACGGTTGCCGCGTCATCGCTGTGGATAACTCGGCGGCGATGGTCGAGCGCTGCCGCGAGTACCTCAACGGTCAGGATTCGATGTTTCAGGAGTTGCTGCCGGTGGACGTGATCGAAGGCGATATCCTCGCCCTTGAGTTCCAGCCCGCATCAGTGGTGGCCATGAACTTCACCCTGCAATTCATTGCCCCATCGCAGCGCACTGAACTGCTCTCGCGCATTCGCCAGTCGCTGCTGCCCGGCGGTGCGCTGATCCTCTCGGAAAAACTGCGTTTCGAAGACGAGCAGGAGCACGAACTGCTCACCGACCTGCACATCGCCTTCAAACGCGCCAACGGCTACAGCGAACTGGAAATCGCCCAGAAGCGCAGCGCCATCGAAAACGTCATGAAGCCCGACAGCCTCGAAGAACACCGCGAACGCCTGCTGGCCGCCGGGTTCTCGAAAGTCGTGCCGTGGTTCCAGTGTCTTAACTTTGCCTCGTTGATTGCCTTGCCATGA
- the tadA gene encoding tRNA adenosine(34) deaminase TadA — protein MRQIRPAAIIDRSRDRDFMREALALAAQGAALGEVPVGAVLVQDGEIIGRGFNCPISGSDPSAHAEMVAIRAAAQAVSNYRLPGSTLYVTLEPCSMCAGLIVHSRIARVVYGALEPKAGIVQSQGQFFTQGFLNHRVLYEGGVLAEECGAVLSEFFKARRAKPAE, from the coding sequence ATGCGTCAGATTCGACCCGCCGCCATCATCGACCGCAGCCGTGACCGCGATTTCATGCGCGAAGCCCTGGCCCTGGCCGCCCAAGGCGCGGCGCTTGGGGAAGTGCCGGTGGGCGCGGTGCTGGTGCAGGACGGTGAAATCATCGGTCGCGGCTTCAATTGCCCGATCAGTGGCAGCGACCCCAGTGCCCACGCCGAGATGGTCGCGATCCGCGCCGCCGCCCAGGCCGTGAGTAACTATCGCCTGCCGGGCAGTACGCTGTACGTGACCCTGGAACCGTGCAGCATGTGCGCCGGGCTGATCGTGCATTCGCGAATTGCGCGGGTGGTTTACGGCGCGTTGGAGCCCAAGGCGGGGATTGTGCAGAGTCAGGGGCAGTTTTTTACCCAGGGCTTTTTGAATCACCGGGTGTTGTATGAAGGCGGGGTGTTGGCGGAGGAATGCGGGGCGGTTTTGAGCGAGTTCTTCAAGGCCCGGCGCGCCAAGCCGGCAGAATAA
- a CDS encoding multicopper oxidase family protein, producing the protein MSFTRRQILGGLAGLVVVGVGAGGASRYWLGKRADAEAGHDYELIAAPLDVELVSGHKTEAWAFGPSAPGTELRVRQGEWLRVRFINHLPVATTIHWHGIRLPLEMDGVPYVSQLPVLPGEYFDYKFRVPDAGSYWYHPHVNSSEELGRGLVGPLIVEEREPTGFKFEKTLSLKSWHVDEVGNFVEFSIPREAARGGTAGRLATINGVSQAVIDLPAGQITRVRLLNLDNTLTYRLNIPGVEAQIYALDGNPIEPRPLGKEYWLGPGMRICLAIKAPPAGEELSLRNGPVRLGTFRSVANNDAPAEWPPALPANPIAEPDLANAEKLNFNFEWVGSVSVNVDNGKPPSLWQINGKAWDITDKTCADRPIAKLEKGKSYIFELKNMTQYQHPIHLHGMSFKVIASNRHKVIPYFTDTYLLGKNERAQVALVADNPGVWMFHCHVIDHMETGLMAAIEVA; encoded by the coding sequence ATGTCCTTTACCCGTCGCCAAATCCTCGGTGGCCTGGCCGGTCTTGTTGTCGTTGGTGTCGGCGCGGGGGGCGCGTCGCGTTACTGGCTGGGCAAGCGGGCCGATGCCGAGGCGGGTCACGATTACGAGTTGATTGCCGCACCGCTGGACGTCGAACTGGTGTCGGGGCACAAGACCGAGGCCTGGGCATTCGGCCCCTCGGCGCCGGGCACCGAGTTGCGGGTGCGTCAGGGGGAATGGCTGCGGGTGCGGTTCATCAACCACTTGCCGGTAGCGACCACCATTCACTGGCACGGCATTCGCCTGCCACTGGAAATGGACGGCGTGCCTTACGTGTCGCAATTGCCGGTGTTGCCCGGTGAATACTTCGACTACAAGTTCCGCGTGCCGGATGCCGGCAGCTACTGGTATCACCCGCACGTGAACAGCAGCGAAGAACTCGGACGCGGTCTGGTCGGACCGCTGATTGTGGAAGAACGCGAACCAACCGGCTTCAAGTTCGAAAAGACCTTGAGCCTCAAGAGCTGGCATGTCGACGAGGTGGGTAATTTCGTCGAATTCAGCATTCCCCGGGAAGCGGCTCGTGGCGGCACCGCCGGGCGGCTGGCGACGATCAACGGCGTTTCGCAAGCGGTCATCGATCTTCCGGCGGGGCAGATCACCCGGGTGCGCCTGCTCAATCTCGACAACACCCTGACCTATCGTTTGAACATCCCCGGTGTTGAAGCGCAGATTTACGCGCTGGACGGCAACCCCATCGAACCGCGGCCACTGGGCAAGGAATACTGGCTAGGTCCCGGCATGCGCATCTGTCTGGCGATCAAGGCGCCACCAGCCGGTGAAGAGCTGTCACTGCGTAATGGCCCGGTTCGACTGGGCACCTTCCGTTCGGTGGCCAACAACGACGCACCGGCCGAGTGGCCGCCTGCGTTGCCCGCCAACCCGATAGCCGAGCCGGACCTGGCCAATGCCGAGAAACTCAACTTCAATTTCGAATGGGTCGGCTCGGTGTCGGTCAACGTCGACAACGGCAAGCCGCCCAGCCTGTGGCAAATCAACGGCAAGGCTTGGGACATCACCGACAAGACCTGCGCCGACCGCCCGATCGCCAAGCTCGAGAAGGGCAAGAGCTACATTTTCGAATTGAAGAACATGACTCAGTACCAGCACCCGATTCACCTGCACGGCATGAGCTTCAAGGTCATTGCCTCGAACCGGCACAAGGTCATTCCTTACTTCACCGACACTTACCTTTTGGGCAAGAACGAGCGCGCGCAAGTGGCGCTGGTGGCGGATAACCCAGGCGTGTGGATGTTCCACTGCCATGTGATCGACCACATGGAAACCGGCCTGATGGCCGCCATCGAGGTGGCCTGA
- a CDS encoding lysoplasmalogenase, translating to MGWLILALMGAVTFLYGLSVHAALLCLLVKPLPVLALLGWLHDAPPGDYRRWISLGLIFSLLGDVLLAWPGDLFVFGLGAFLVAHLAYLKAYLSDCRRLALLPLLIALSVGIVLLGILISHGLGPLLIPVIVYGLAISAMLWRALARLGTDVPRRSALLAAAGAVAFVFSDSVIGISRFVVPFDAAPYVIILSYWLGQWGITASAFGTKPR from the coding sequence GTGGGCTGGCTGATCCTGGCGCTGATGGGCGCAGTGACTTTCCTCTATGGCCTCAGCGTGCACGCCGCACTGCTGTGCCTGCTGGTCAAGCCGCTGCCCGTTCTTGCCCTGCTCGGCTGGCTGCACGACGCGCCACCCGGTGACTATCGGCGCTGGATCAGTCTTGGTTTGATTTTTTCGCTGCTCGGCGACGTGTTGCTGGCGTGGCCGGGGGACTTGTTTGTGTTTGGCCTGGGCGCGTTTCTCGTGGCGCATCTGGCCTATTTGAAAGCGTATTTGAGCGATTGCCGACGCCTGGCATTGTTGCCGCTGCTCATCGCCTTGAGCGTTGGCATCGTGTTGCTGGGGATTCTGATTTCCCACGGATTGGGGCCGCTGTTGATCCCGGTCATCGTCTACGGCCTGGCCATCAGTGCCATGCTCTGGCGCGCGTTGGCGCGGCTCGGCACCGATGTGCCACGGCGTTCGGCGCTGCTGGCGGCGGCAGGCGCGGTGGCATTCGTGTTCTCGGACAGTGTGATTGGCATCAGTCGTTTTGTGGTGCCGTTCGATGCGGCGCCTTATGTGATCATCCTCAGTTATTGGCTGGGGCAATGGGGGATTACAGCTTCGGCGTTTGGCACGAAACCGCGCTAA
- a CDS encoding membrane-targeted effector domain-containing toxin: MNSTTSRISDRHRACKRRIRYTCDCETVRAARRKDAGHDVLMRHICNALPLGHRAMLGAPSQGTEPMNPIETRSLPNAADKASLKAIAAEVVKACPSLQDTAHEIPAQLLEKYGVTGMDPDKVWFHRFKTAQSLAPSFTGWQHYGEKPYESLTLTQLVIHRFRATDQDNADLLDLYGGFYTAGPDEETFDATNEVRLHGNDVLKDFWSINFSELYRNRLQAFWNDHASDFRTLAKCNFLSKAVEARDSGQLADKDFQTAVNAAFGPLRWPVSLAVLQSESSGSPGLQVRVLDIDGHVATNILRIVDDKGRQILYVPGDPHTFQVMATPGDLHWWVLQQLNEKAPRTQFLEHFPLADRHQITENITDLMNRLVSTWGYSDHHLINQKNQAVTGDAFTWLRDSTRAAMFAEADLSLTSNGDLRKKLWIGYLSAGLKVFGPMAVVGWPVALPVIGASLANMGLNIDQAVNGKTTAERKAGVIGAVISGIDVLFNLPFLKGNGALAEVGETGELAEAGTSELAVEEPGEILPPLEELSPIPAETGQIPEIPQTFQSNELLDGLTPVSQPGKFQGIYRLDADPPYAILMNDTAYYVRYFADSQGDGFWAIIDPARPNQLIHSLPVRLNAEGNWERMTQLGLKGGGQCLGKTCTVDVQFEAQEPAPQNPEQPLVEPASPPTSPGTAPQPLTSTDIGLVKTPYDVDAPRRSELKKWAMGLRETHIQVQIGPNGALIAPDRYALYFAEKARALLISARRFYENLPWANLPPRPAVPIISASTTVPQFMAQALESAPGLVIGETPGRITSMRLMIENMPALARQGVKTLYVRRLLSDFAQADLNDYFKTGVMSEDLQQYLSRLGTDPSGQFNELELVKTARLNGVRVQATDCAASYRRPVSYSRIEEQMKTNHLASDIIFIDRSFSNAGKWVVLTGVENTNTFRGLAGLSELEGGIGLRIEEVNPGQGESVSLDPGIEIEKGPFLQAETQRGTVDTQYADLLLQMEAQPVSRSEPQIQRLLYRPGMYVFERFEDTYMLFHRSQSEAIVQTPVQTFADGRYYIDRPSWGSVNRVPYASLEQLSRGLEQMGLSLQSRLPV, encoded by the coding sequence ATGAACTCAACTACCTCACGAATCAGCGACAGGCACCGGGCCTGCAAAAGGCGAATACGATACACCTGCGATTGCGAAACAGTAAGGGCAGCGCGGCGGAAGGACGCAGGGCACGACGTCTTGATGCGACACATATGCAATGCACTGCCCTTGGGTCACCGGGCGATGCTCGGCGCCCCTTCTCAAGGAACAGAGCCCATGAATCCGATAGAAACCCGTTCACTGCCCAACGCCGCCGACAAGGCTTCCCTGAAGGCCATCGCCGCCGAAGTCGTCAAGGCTTGCCCGAGCCTGCAAGACACGGCCCATGAGATCCCCGCGCAATTGCTTGAGAAATACGGTGTCACCGGAATGGATCCCGATAAAGTCTGGTTTCACCGATTCAAGACCGCTCAAAGCCTTGCACCCTCATTCACCGGTTGGCAGCACTATGGCGAAAAGCCCTATGAAAGCCTGACCCTCACGCAACTGGTCATTCACCGCTTCCGCGCCACCGATCAGGACAATGCCGATCTGCTGGACTTGTACGGCGGCTTTTATACCGCGGGTCCAGACGAAGAAACCTTCGACGCAACCAACGAGGTGCGCCTGCACGGCAACGACGTACTGAAAGACTTCTGGTCCATCAACTTCAGCGAGCTTTACCGCAACAGGCTGCAGGCCTTCTGGAATGACCATGCCAGCGATTTTCGCACCTTGGCCAAGTGCAATTTCCTCAGCAAGGCCGTTGAAGCCCGAGACAGTGGCCAGCTTGCTGACAAGGATTTTCAAACCGCAGTCAACGCCGCCTTCGGCCCACTGAGATGGCCTGTCAGCCTGGCAGTGCTGCAATCGGAGTCATCGGGCAGCCCCGGGCTGCAGGTGCGCGTACTGGACATTGACGGCCATGTCGCCACGAACATCCTGCGCATCGTCGACGACAAGGGACGCCAGATTCTTTACGTGCCAGGCGACCCCCATACGTTCCAGGTCATGGCGACGCCCGGTGACCTGCATTGGTGGGTGTTGCAACAACTGAACGAAAAGGCGCCTCGCACGCAATTCCTGGAGCATTTCCCACTGGCCGACCGGCACCAGATCACCGAAAACATCACCGACTTGATGAACCGGCTCGTCAGCACTTGGGGGTATTCGGATCATCATCTGATTAACCAGAAAAATCAGGCTGTGACGGGAGACGCGTTCACCTGGTTGCGTGATTCGACCCGGGCCGCCATGTTCGCCGAAGCCGATCTGTCGCTGACGTCCAATGGCGATTTGCGTAAAAAGCTGTGGATCGGCTACCTGAGCGCCGGTTTGAAGGTGTTCGGCCCAATGGCGGTCGTCGGCTGGCCAGTGGCACTGCCGGTGATAGGCGCCAGCCTTGCCAACATGGGACTGAACATCGACCAGGCCGTCAACGGCAAGACCACCGCCGAGCGCAAGGCAGGAGTGATCGGGGCGGTTATCAGTGGTATCGATGTGTTGTTCAACCTGCCTTTTTTGAAGGGTAACGGAGCGCTGGCAGAAGTCGGTGAGACGGGTGAACTGGCAGAGGCCGGAACCTCGGAACTGGCGGTCGAAGAACCCGGTGAGATACTCCCGCCCCTGGAGGAATTGTCGCCAATCCCGGCTGAAACGGGCCAGATACCCGAGATCCCGCAAACCTTTCAATCCAATGAGTTGCTGGACGGGCTGACACCCGTCTCGCAGCCAGGAAAATTCCAGGGGATCTATCGCCTCGACGCCGACCCACCCTACGCCATTCTGATGAACGACACGGCCTACTACGTGCGTTACTTCGCGGACTCACAGGGCGACGGTTTCTGGGCGATCATCGATCCGGCTCGGCCCAACCAGCTGATTCATTCATTGCCGGTGCGCTTGAATGCTGAAGGCAACTGGGAGCGAATGACGCAATTGGGACTCAAGGGTGGCGGCCAGTGCCTGGGCAAGACATGCACCGTGGACGTTCAATTTGAAGCGCAAGAGCCAGCACCGCAAAACCCGGAGCAGCCCTTGGTTGAACCCGCCTCGCCACCCACTTCACCTGGCACCGCCCCCCAGCCCTTAACATCAACTGACATCGGCCTGGTTAAAACACCCTACGATGTTGACGCGCCACGGCGATCCGAATTGAAAAAATGGGCCATGGGGCTACGCGAAACCCACATTCAGGTGCAGATCGGCCCGAATGGCGCCTTGATCGCACCGGATCGATATGCCCTGTACTTCGCCGAAAAAGCCCGGGCACTGTTGATCTCCGCCAGACGCTTCTACGAAAACCTGCCGTGGGCCAATCTGCCGCCACGCCCCGCCGTTCCAATCATCAGCGCGTCCACGACTGTCCCGCAGTTCATGGCCCAGGCCCTGGAGTCCGCGCCAGGACTGGTCATCGGCGAAACGCCAGGGCGCATCACCAGCATGCGCTTGATGATTGAAAACATGCCCGCGCTGGCGCGCCAAGGCGTCAAGACCCTATACGTGCGTCGCCTGCTCAGCGACTTTGCCCAGGCTGATCTGAATGATTACTTCAAGACCGGCGTCATGTCAGAGGATCTGCAACAGTATCTGTCCCGTCTCGGCACCGACCCTTCTGGTCAATTCAATGAGCTGGAACTGGTGAAAACCGCGAGGCTGAACGGCGTTCGGGTTCAGGCCACCGACTGTGCGGCGAGCTACAGAAGGCCAGTGTCGTATTCGCGGATTGAAGAGCAGATGAAAACCAACCACCTGGCCAGCGACATCATTTTTATCGACAGATCCTTCAGCAACGCCGGTAAGTGGGTCGTGCTGACGGGGGTGGAAAACACCAATACCTTCCGAGGGCTGGCCGGCCTGAGCGAATTGGAAGGCGGCATTGGACTGCGGATCGAAGAAGTCAATCCGGGACAAGGCGAGAGTGTGTCGCTAGATCCGGGGATAGAGATTGAAAAAGGACCGTTCTTGCAGGCTGAAACTCAACGCGGGACAGTCGACACGCAATACGCCGATCTGCTGCTTCAAATGGAGGCTCAACCTGTCAGTCGTAGCGAGCCGCAAATACAGAGGCTGCTCTATCGTCCGGGCATGTATGTTTTTGAGCGTTTCGAGGACACCTACATGTTGTTTCACCGCAGTCAGAGTGAAGCGATCGTGCAAACGCCCGTGCAGACCTTCGCCGATGGCCGCTATTACATCGACCGCCCGTCATGGGGGTCGGTCAACCGCGTTCCCTACGCCAGTCTGGAACAGCTCTCCAGGGGCCTGGAGCAGATGGGACTGAGCCTTCAAAGCCGCCTTCCTGTCTGA